The Burkholderia pyrrocinia genome has a segment encoding these proteins:
- a CDS encoding UbiX family flavin prenyltransferase yields MASPSAPPRRLIVAITGATGAIYGVRLLDLLRAAGGVETHLLISNAGWLNIQHELKLPKADVESRADVVHSVRDVGATIASGSFATDGMVIAPCSMKTLASIAHGLSDNLITRAADVTLKERRRLVLMVRETPFNLAHLRNMTAVTEMGGIVFPPLPAFYAMPKTIEELVDQTVTRVLDLFALSAPLTTPWAGIRHAQ; encoded by the coding sequence ATGGCATCTCCCAGCGCGCCGCCACGCCGGCTGATCGTCGCGATCACCGGCGCCACCGGCGCGATCTACGGCGTGCGGCTGCTCGACCTGCTGCGCGCCGCCGGCGGCGTCGAAACGCATCTGCTGATTTCGAACGCCGGCTGGCTCAACATCCAGCATGAACTGAAGCTGCCGAAGGCCGATGTCGAAAGCCGGGCGGACGTCGTGCACTCGGTGCGCGACGTCGGCGCGACGATCGCGTCGGGCTCGTTCGCGACCGACGGGATGGTGATCGCGCCATGCTCGATGAAGACGCTCGCGAGCATCGCGCACGGGCTGTCCGACAACCTGATCACGCGCGCGGCCGACGTCACGCTGAAGGAACGCCGCCGTCTCGTGCTGATGGTGCGCGAAACGCCGTTCAACCTCGCGCATCTGCGCAACATGACCGCCGTCACCGAAATGGGCGGCATCGTCTTTCCGCCGTTGCCCGCGTTCTACGCGATGCCGAAGACGATCGAGGAACTCGTCGACCAGACCGTCACGCGCGTGCTCGACCTGTTCGCGCTCAGCGCGCCGCTGACGACGCCGTGGGCCGGCATCCGGCACGCGCAGTAA
- a CDS encoding DUF1415 domain-containing protein: MIDTRPESHDDILAATRHWLARAVIGLNLCPFAKSVYVKEQVRYAISEATTLEDALAELETELRALDAADPQQVDTTLVIFPHAFADFVDYNDALFFADRLVRQLRLDGVLQIASFHPQYRFEGSEPDDIENYTNRAPYPILHLLREDSIARAVDAFPDASAIYEKNQETLRRLGHDGWREWMRRPGDDV; this comes from the coding sequence ATGATCGACACCCGCCCCGAATCGCATGACGATATCCTCGCCGCCACGCGGCACTGGCTCGCGCGCGCGGTGATCGGGCTCAATCTGTGCCCGTTCGCGAAAAGCGTCTATGTGAAGGAACAGGTGCGCTACGCGATCAGCGAAGCGACGACGCTGGAAGACGCGCTCGCCGAGCTCGAAACCGAGCTGCGCGCGCTCGACGCGGCGGATCCGCAGCAGGTCGACACGACGCTCGTGATCTTCCCGCATGCGTTCGCCGATTTCGTCGACTACAACGATGCGCTGTTCTTCGCCGACCGGCTCGTGCGGCAGCTGCGGCTGGACGGCGTGCTGCAGATCGCGAGCTTCCATCCGCAATACCGGTTCGAAGGCAGCGAACCCGACGACATCGAGAACTACACGAACCGCGCGCCGTATCCGATCCTGCACCTGCTGCGCGAAGACAGCATCGCGCGCGCGGTCGACGCGTTCCCGGACGCGTCCGCGATCTACGAAAAGAACCAGGAAACGCTGCGCCGCCTCGGCCACGACGGCTGGCGCGAATGGATGCGCCGGCCGGGCGACGACGTCTGA
- a CDS encoding YegP family protein — protein sequence MAAKFVIKKASDGQFLFHLKAGNGEIILRSELYKTKASAENGVASVRKNALDDARYERKTASNGQFMFNLKAGNHEIIGTSELYKAEAGRENGIASVKQNAPDAALHDET from the coding sequence ATGGCAGCGAAATTCGTCATCAAGAAAGCGAGCGACGGTCAGTTCCTGTTCCACCTGAAGGCCGGCAACGGCGAGATCATCCTGCGCAGCGAGCTCTACAAGACCAAGGCGTCGGCGGAGAACGGCGTCGCGTCGGTGCGCAAGAATGCGCTGGACGACGCGCGCTACGAGCGCAAGACCGCGAGCAACGGCCAGTTCATGTTCAACCTGAAGGCCGGTAATCACGAGATCATCGGCACGAGCGAGCTGTACAAGGCCGAAGCGGGCCGCGAGAACGGCATCGCGTCGGTGAAGCAGAACGCGCCCGACGCGGCGCTCCACGACGAGACCTGA
- a CDS encoding TetR/AcrR family transcriptional regulator, with translation MSGIEAAKPLARRTRRPIDGATAHEHLLRAAEELFYKEGVRTVGVEAVVERAGVNKMSLYRQFSSKDELILAYLERMDACFFERLDTSVAKHPGQPKAQLIQYFVDLAERATQKDYRGCPFVNVAAEFPDASHPARERVAQNKEQLMKRLVALCEGAGARQPQALADALALVIEGIYAASQTYRHGETPIGTAPALVMQLIEAACA, from the coding sequence ATGTCCGGCATCGAAGCCGCCAAACCGCTGGCGCGTCGCACGCGCCGGCCGATCGACGGGGCCACCGCGCACGAGCACCTGCTGCGCGCCGCCGAGGAGCTGTTTTACAAGGAAGGCGTTCGCACGGTCGGCGTCGAGGCGGTCGTCGAGCGCGCGGGCGTCAACAAGATGAGCCTGTATCGCCAGTTCTCGTCGAAGGACGAGCTGATCCTCGCATACCTGGAGCGGATGGACGCGTGCTTCTTCGAGCGCCTCGACACGAGCGTCGCCAAGCATCCGGGCCAGCCGAAGGCGCAATTGATCCAGTATTTCGTCGATCTTGCCGAGCGCGCAACGCAGAAGGACTATCGCGGCTGCCCGTTCGTCAACGTCGCCGCGGAATTCCCGGATGCGTCGCACCCGGCGCGCGAGCGCGTCGCGCAGAACAAGGAACAGTTGATGAAGCGGCTCGTCGCGCTGTGCGAAGGCGCCGGCGCGCGGCAGCCGCAGGCGCTCGCCGATGCGCTCGCGCTGGTGATCGAAGGCATCTACGCGGCGAGCCAGACCTACCGGCATGGCGAAACGCCGATCGGCACCGCACCCGCGCTCGTCATGCAGTTGATCGAAGCCGCATGCGCATGA
- a CDS encoding APC family permease, which produces MKSSIQRNIGPFALMLTGLGSIIGSGWLFGAWKAAKIAGPAAICAWIIGAVVILAIALTYAELGAMFPESGGMVRYARYSHGSLVGFISAWANWIAIVSVIPIEAEASIQYMSTWPYPWAHALFVNGELTTPGLLLSAVLVVIYFMLNYWGVKAFARANTAITIFKFLIPGLTILGLMLTSYHPENLGTASNASFAPYGWSAVLTAVATSGIVFAFNGFQSPVNLAGEARNPSRSVPFAVITSILLALVIYVLLQMAYIGSVNPADVAKGWSHFNFSSPFAELAIALNLNWLAILLYVDAFISPSGTGTTYMATTTRMIYAMERNNTMPKMFGNVHPIYGVPRQAMWFNLLVSFIFLFFFRGWSSLAAVISVATVISYLTGPISLMALRRAATDIERPLSIPLMKLIAPFAFVCASLILYWAKWPLTGEIILLMVVALPVYFFFQAKSGWTGWGADLKAAWWLVAYLPTMAVLSLIGSKEFGGHGYLPYGWDMLIVAAISLVFYFWGVNTGYRTQYLDERESHDEILEGVGA; this is translated from the coding sequence GTGAAGAGTTCTATTCAACGGAACATCGGCCCGTTTGCATTGATGCTGACGGGGCTGGGTTCGATTATCGGCTCGGGCTGGCTGTTCGGTGCCTGGAAGGCCGCGAAGATCGCCGGTCCGGCGGCGATTTGCGCATGGATCATCGGCGCGGTCGTGATTCTCGCGATTGCACTGACGTATGCCGAACTCGGCGCGATGTTCCCCGAGTCGGGCGGCATGGTGCGCTACGCGCGCTACTCGCACGGTTCGCTGGTGGGCTTCATCAGCGCATGGGCCAACTGGATCGCGATCGTTTCCGTGATCCCGATCGAGGCTGAAGCGTCGATCCAGTACATGAGCACGTGGCCGTATCCGTGGGCGCACGCGCTGTTCGTGAACGGCGAGTTGACGACACCCGGGCTGCTGCTGTCGGCCGTGCTGGTCGTCATCTATTTCATGCTGAACTACTGGGGTGTGAAGGCCTTCGCGCGTGCGAACACCGCGATCACGATCTTCAAGTTCCTGATCCCCGGCCTCACGATTCTCGGCCTGATGCTGACGAGCTACCATCCGGAGAACCTCGGCACCGCATCCAATGCAAGCTTTGCGCCGTACGGCTGGTCGGCGGTGCTGACCGCGGTTGCGACGAGCGGTATCGTGTTCGCGTTCAACGGCTTCCAGAGCCCGGTGAACCTCGCGGGAGAAGCGCGCAATCCGTCGCGCAGCGTGCCGTTCGCGGTGATCACGTCGATCCTGCTCGCGCTCGTGATCTATGTGCTGCTGCAGATGGCCTACATCGGCTCGGTGAATCCGGCCGACGTCGCGAAGGGCTGGTCGCACTTCAACTTCTCGTCGCCGTTCGCGGAACTCGCGATCGCGCTGAACCTGAACTGGCTCGCGATCCTGCTGTACGTCGACGCGTTCATCAGCCCGAGCGGCACCGGCACGACCTACATGGCGACGACCACCCGCATGATCTACGCGATGGAGCGCAACAACACGATGCCGAAGATGTTCGGCAACGTGCACCCGATCTACGGTGTGCCGCGCCAGGCGATGTGGTTCAACCTGCTCGTGTCGTTCATCTTCCTGTTCTTCTTCCGCGGCTGGAGCTCGCTCGCGGCAGTGATCTCGGTTGCGACGGTGATCTCGTACCTGACCGGCCCGATCAGCCTGATGGCGCTGCGCCGCGCGGCGACCGACATCGAGCGTCCGCTGTCGATTCCGCTGATGAAACTGATCGCACCGTTCGCGTTCGTCTGCGCATCGCTGATCCTGTACTGGGCGAAGTGGCCGCTGACGGGCGAAATCATCCTGCTGATGGTCGTCGCGTTGCCGGTGTACTTCTTCTTCCAGGCGAAGTCGGGCTGGACCGGCTGGGGTGCCGACCTGAAAGCCGCATGGTGGCTGGTCGCGTACCTGCCGACGATGGCCGTGCTGTCGCTGATCGGCAGCAAGGAATTCGGCGGTCACGGCTACCTGCCGTATGGCTGGGACATGCTGATCGTTGCCGCGATTTCGCTCGTGTTCTACTTCTGGGGCGTGAATACCGGTTACCGGACCCAGTATCTCGACGAGCGCGAGTCGCACGACGAGATCCTCGAAGGGGTCGGTGCCTGA
- a CDS encoding methyltransferase: MTDFPVFHWTDADGADHAVRWRSEAGVQPPKRAVPADDRVTADAAYRLACEGTALVWQGDFQNARQLVQAMARRVERKPKKAKAAAGVDAFNLHRLAQSQRARTLGMLLIPLDADYTIPLRRAPDVRAACEEAYGPGGAPSVVSLRELLGLVGAHEWRKKGVPIPALGGAPIHPYYGVFSPVRGEYVELVARAPLPATSLAFDIGTGTGVLAAVLASRGVERVVATDQDPRALACARENVARLGHADRVDIVEADLFPAGRAPLVVCNPPWVPARPSAPIEYAVYDPDSRMLRGFLAGLAAHLEPGGEGWLILSDFAEHLGLRPRDTLLQWIDEAGLVVLGRDDIRPAHPKSTDADDPLHAARRAEVTSLWRLGARA; encoded by the coding sequence GTGACCGATTTCCCCGTTTTCCACTGGACCGACGCCGACGGCGCCGATCATGCCGTGCGCTGGCGTTCCGAAGCCGGTGTGCAGCCGCCGAAGCGCGCGGTGCCCGCCGACGACCGCGTCACTGCCGACGCCGCCTACCGCCTTGCATGCGAGGGCACCGCGCTCGTCTGGCAGGGCGACTTCCAGAATGCGCGCCAGCTCGTGCAGGCGATGGCGCGCCGCGTCGAGCGCAAGCCGAAGAAGGCAAAGGCCGCGGCCGGCGTCGACGCGTTCAACCTGCATCGTCTCGCGCAGTCGCAGCGCGCCCGCACGCTCGGGATGCTGCTGATCCCGCTCGACGCCGACTACACGATCCCGCTGCGCCGCGCGCCCGACGTGCGCGCCGCATGCGAGGAGGCGTACGGGCCGGGCGGCGCACCGTCGGTCGTATCGCTGCGCGAACTGCTCGGCCTCGTCGGCGCGCATGAATGGCGCAAGAAGGGCGTGCCGATTCCGGCGCTCGGCGGCGCGCCGATCCATCCTTATTACGGCGTGTTCTCGCCGGTGCGCGGCGAATACGTCGAACTCGTCGCGCGCGCGCCGCTGCCCGCGACTTCGCTTGCATTCGATATCGGCACGGGCACCGGCGTGCTCGCGGCCGTGCTCGCATCGCGCGGCGTCGAGCGCGTCGTCGCGACCGACCAGGATCCGCGTGCACTTGCCTGTGCGCGCGAGAACGTCGCGCGGCTCGGTCATGCGGATCGCGTCGACATCGTCGAGGCCGACCTGTTTCCGGCCGGCCGTGCGCCGCTCGTGGTCTGCAACCCGCCGTGGGTGCCGGCCCGGCCGAGCGCGCCGATCGAATACGCGGTCTACGATCCCGACAGCCGCATGCTGCGCGGTTTCCTCGCCGGGCTTGCCGCGCATCTCGAGCCGGGCGGCGAGGGCTGGCTGATCCTGTCCGATTTCGCCGAGCACCTCGGCCTGCGGCCGCGCGACACGCTGCTGCAATGGATCGACGAGGCGGGCCTCGTCGTGCTCGGCCGCGACGACATCCGCCCCGCGCACCCGAAGTCGACCGACGCCGACGATCCGCTGCATGCGGCGCGCCGCGCCGAGGTCACGTCGCTGTGGCGGCTCGGCGCACGAGCCTGA
- a CDS encoding MFS transporter, producing MNWAVTRIGGRFHYGWLAAAVVFLILLAAAGTRATPSVLMVPLERELGWSRAAISLAISVNIALYGLTGPFAAAAMQRFGLRPTILTALVTMSAGVALSSMMTQSWQMVVIWGLMVGCSTGVVALTLSATFVTRWFHARRGLIMGILTASTATGQLVFLPMLAAIAQRHGWRPVVLVVAVAAAIVIPLVAFLLPERPADVQLRPYGEPADAPPAPEATKENPLAVAFRTLLMASRSRDFWLLFFSFFICGASTNGYVGTHLIAMCSDYGMTEVQGASLLAAMGVFDLFGTTLSGWLSDRYDNRVLLFWYYGLRGLSLIYLPHAFGIDFFGLPLFAMFYGLDWIATVPPTVRLATDVFGKAAAPVVFGWIVAGHQLGAAFAALGAGLLRASLGTYTIASMISGGLCIIGALIVLRINRGPSHATAQAA from the coding sequence ATGAACTGGGCAGTGACACGAATCGGCGGGCGCTTCCACTACGGATGGCTCGCGGCGGCGGTGGTATTCCTGATCCTGCTGGCGGCAGCCGGCACACGCGCGACGCCGAGCGTGCTGATGGTGCCGCTCGAACGCGAACTCGGCTGGAGCCGCGCGGCGATTTCGCTGGCGATTTCGGTGAACATCGCGTTGTACGGGTTGACGGGGCCGTTCGCGGCCGCCGCGATGCAGCGCTTCGGGCTGCGCCCGACGATTCTTACCGCACTCGTGACGATGAGCGCGGGCGTCGCGCTGTCGTCGATGATGACGCAGAGCTGGCAGATGGTGGTGATCTGGGGCCTGATGGTCGGCTGCTCGACGGGTGTCGTCGCGCTGACGCTGTCCGCGACCTTCGTCACGCGCTGGTTCCATGCGCGGCGCGGGCTGATCATGGGCATCCTGACCGCGAGCACGGCCACCGGCCAGCTCGTGTTCCTGCCGATGCTCGCGGCGATCGCGCAGCGCCATGGCTGGCGGCCGGTCGTGCTGGTCGTCGCGGTGGCCGCGGCGATCGTGATTCCGCTCGTCGCGTTCCTGCTGCCCGAACGGCCGGCCGACGTGCAGTTGCGCCCGTACGGCGAGCCGGCCGATGCGCCGCCCGCGCCCGAAGCGACGAAGGAGAACCCGCTCGCGGTCGCGTTCCGCACGCTGCTGATGGCGAGCCGTTCGCGCGATTTCTGGCTGCTGTTCTTCAGCTTCTTCATCTGCGGTGCGAGCACCAACGGTTATGTCGGCACGCACCTGATCGCGATGTGCAGCGACTACGGAATGACCGAAGTGCAGGGTGCGTCGCTGCTCGCGGCGATGGGCGTGTTCGACCTGTTCGGCACGACGCTGTCGGGCTGGCTGTCCGACCGTTACGACAACCGCGTGCTGCTGTTCTGGTACTACGGGCTGCGCGGGCTGTCGCTGATCTACCTGCCGCATGCGTTCGGGATCGATTTCTTCGGGCTGCCGCTGTTCGCGATGTTCTACGGGCTCGACTGGATCGCGACCGTGCCGCCGACCGTGCGCCTCGCGACCGACGTGTTCGGCAAGGCTGCGGCGCCGGTCGTGTTCGGCTGGATCGTCGCCGGCCACCAGCTCGGCGCGGCGTTCGCGGCGCTCGGCGCGGGGCTGCTGCGCGCGAGCCTCGGCACCTACACGATCGCGTCGATGATCTCGGGCGGACTGTGTATCATCGGCGCGCTGATCGTGTTGCGGATCAACCGCGGCCCGTCGCACGCAACGGCGCAGGCGGCCTGA
- a CDS encoding DODA-type extradiol aromatic ring-opening family dioxygenase produces MNRLPSLYLSHGAPTLPIDPTLPSGAFTHLGAELPRPRAVLMLSAHWGTQQPVASIAAHPETIHDFYGFPRALYEIRYPAPGAPDVAERAAALLNAAGIATATTEHGLDHGAWVPMLLMFPEADVPVAQLSIQPRADAAHHFALGRALRPLRDEGVMVIGSGQITHNLRAADFGAAPEDADPRVAEFTDWFEAKLAARDVDALLDYRRQAPHAALMHPTDEHLLPVFTALGAADDDYQLGIQSLGTYQRVLAMTNYVFASAAA; encoded by the coding sequence ATGAACCGCTTGCCTTCGCTGTACCTGTCCCACGGCGCCCCGACGCTGCCGATCGACCCGACGCTGCCGTCCGGTGCGTTCACGCACCTCGGCGCCGAATTGCCGCGCCCGCGCGCGGTGCTGATGCTGTCCGCGCACTGGGGCACGCAACAACCGGTCGCGAGCATCGCCGCACACCCGGAAACGATCCACGACTTCTACGGCTTTCCGCGCGCGCTGTATGAGATCCGCTATCCGGCACCCGGCGCACCCGACGTCGCCGAGCGCGCGGCCGCGCTGCTGAACGCGGCCGGCATCGCGACCGCGACGACCGAGCATGGCCTCGACCACGGCGCATGGGTGCCGATGCTGCTGATGTTCCCGGAGGCCGACGTGCCCGTCGCGCAGTTGTCGATCCAGCCGCGCGCGGATGCGGCCCACCACTTCGCGCTCGGCCGCGCGCTGCGGCCGCTGCGCGACGAAGGCGTGATGGTGATCGGCTCGGGCCAGATCACGCACAACCTGCGTGCCGCCGATTTCGGCGCGGCGCCCGAGGATGCGGACCCGCGCGTCGCGGAATTCACCGACTGGTTCGAGGCAAAGCTCGCCGCGCGCGACGTCGACGCGCTGCTCGACTACCGCCGGCAGGCGCCACATGCGGCGCTGATGCACCCGACCGACGAGCATCTGCTGCCGGTGTTCACGGCGCTCGGCGCGGCGGACGACGACTACCAGCTCGGCATCCAGTCGCTCGGCACCTACCAGCGCGTGCTCGCGATGACGAACTACGTGTTCGCGAGCGCGGCCGCCTGA
- a CDS encoding Hsp70 family protein: MTYCAIDFGTSNSAVALPDGDGMRLAPVEGDHLTLPTAIFFNNDEETVEYGRAALASYIDGFDGRLMRSMKSILGSPLAETTTDLGDGSAIAYTEIIARFLTHLKRKAEARAGAPIGRAVLGRPVFFVDDDPRADRLAQDQLEAAARSVGFEDVHFQYEPIAAAFDYESRQQAERLVLVADIGGGTSDFSLVRVGPERMARLERKDDVLAHHGVHVAGTDYDRRVELAAILPAFGYRSLDPEGRELPNKIYFDLATWHLINTVYTPKRLGELKLMKHLYQDVRQYDRLTSVVEQRLGHALMARAEEAKIGVAAGGETMIDLNDVEEDLLIAFDSDRLVDASRDDTARIVDAARETVRLAGVAPRDVGALYFTGGSTGLAFLSGALAGAFPDAQPVFGDRLASVATGLGIHAQRLFG, translated from the coding sequence ATGACTTACTGCGCGATCGATTTCGGCACGTCCAATTCCGCCGTGGCGCTGCCCGACGGCGACGGCATGCGCCTCGCGCCCGTCGAGGGCGACCACCTGACGCTGCCCACCGCGATCTTCTTCAACAACGACGAGGAGACGGTCGAGTACGGCCGCGCGGCGCTGGCCTCCTATATCGACGGTTTCGACGGCCGGCTGATGCGTTCGATGAAAAGCATCCTCGGCTCGCCGCTCGCGGAAACGACGACCGATCTCGGCGACGGCAGTGCGATCGCGTACACCGAAATCATCGCGCGCTTCCTGACGCACCTGAAGCGCAAGGCCGAAGCGCGCGCGGGCGCGCCGATCGGCCGCGCGGTGCTCGGCCGGCCCGTGTTCTTCGTCGACGACGATCCGCGCGCCGACCGCCTCGCGCAGGACCAGCTCGAGGCGGCCGCGCGGTCGGTCGGCTTCGAGGACGTTCACTTCCAGTACGAACCGATCGCCGCCGCGTTCGACTACGAATCGCGCCAGCAGGCCGAGCGCCTCGTGCTCGTCGCCGACATCGGCGGCGGTACGTCCGACTTCTCGCTGGTGCGCGTCGGGCCCGAGCGGATGGCGCGGCTCGAGCGCAAGGACGACGTGCTGGCCCACCACGGCGTGCACGTCGCGGGCACCGACTACGACCGGCGTGTCGAGCTGGCGGCGATCCTGCCCGCGTTCGGCTACCGCTCGCTCGACCCCGAAGGGCGCGAACTGCCGAACAAGATCTACTTCGATCTCGCGACCTGGCACCTGATCAACACGGTCTACACGCCGAAGCGGCTCGGCGAGTTGAAGCTGATGAAGCACCTGTACCAGGATGTGCGGCAGTACGACCGGCTCACGAGCGTGGTCGAGCAGCGGCTCGGGCATGCGCTGATGGCGCGCGCGGAAGAAGCGAAGATCGGCGTCGCGGCGGGCGGGGAGACGATGATCGACCTGAACGACGTGGAGGAGGACCTGCTGATCGCGTTCGATTCCGATCGTCTCGTCGATGCGAGTCGCGACGACACCGCGCGCATCGTCGACGCCGCGCGCGAGACGGTGCGGCTCGCGGGCGTCGCGCCGCGCGACGTCGGCGCGCTGTATTTCACCGGCGGCTCGACGGGGCTCGCGTTCCTGTCGGGCGCGCTCGCGGGCGCGTTCCCGGATGCGCAGCCGGTGTTCGGCGACCGCCTCGCGAGTGTCGCGACGGGGCTCGGCATTCACGCGCAGCGCCTCTTTGGCTGA
- a CDS encoding nitroreductase family protein codes for MSVKPAPTTVSIHDLIAGRWSPRAYSDESVSAGDLHAVLEAARWAPSAYNAQPWRFVVFDRTQDEDAFKRAFATLVPFNQGWNAPAPVLIAVTSHTLTPKGEPAPTALYDAGAAAMSLVLQAHALGLAAHQMSGFDAKAFRDAFAIPADVAILSIISLGHYGNVDKLDPVLRDREKAPRTRHAIGEVVYAGAWKKSFDAAA; via the coding sequence ATGTCCGTCAAACCTGCTCCCACCACTGTTTCGATTCACGATCTGATCGCAGGCCGCTGGAGCCCGCGTGCGTATTCGGACGAGTCCGTCAGCGCCGGCGATCTGCACGCGGTGCTCGAAGCCGCGCGCTGGGCGCCGTCCGCATACAACGCGCAGCCGTGGCGCTTCGTCGTATTCGATCGCACGCAGGACGAAGACGCATTCAAGCGCGCGTTCGCGACGCTGGTGCCGTTCAACCAGGGCTGGAATGCGCCGGCGCCCGTGCTGATCGCGGTCACCTCGCACACGCTCACGCCGAAGGGCGAACCGGCGCCGACCGCGCTGTACGACGCGGGCGCAGCTGCGATGTCGCTGGTGCTGCAGGCGCATGCGCTGGGCCTCGCCGCGCACCAGATGAGCGGTTTCGACGCGAAGGCGTTCCGCGATGCGTTCGCGATTCCGGCCGACGTCGCGATCCTGTCGATCATCTCGCTCGGCCACTACGGCAACGTCGACAAGCTCGATCCGGTGCTGCGCGATCGCGAGAAGGCGCCGCGTACGCGCCATGCGATCGGCGAGGTCGTGTATGCGGGCGCGTGGAAGAAGAGCTTCGACGCGGCAGCCTGA
- a CDS encoding LEA type 2 family protein: MPRALFRIAPLRAVLLLFAAVFLLGGCAGLTRDPVRVSVAGLDPLVGQGLEMRFSLKLRVQNPNDAPIEYDGISVALDLNGTPFASGVSDRSGTVPRFGEAVLDVPVSVSAFAAARQAWNLPGAAANGELPYALRGRLAGGVLGTVHFNDAGTLRLPAMPGWGG; encoded by the coding sequence ATGCCACGAGCCCTGTTCCGTATCGCGCCGCTGCGCGCCGTGCTGCTGCTGTTCGCCGCCGTGTTCCTGCTCGGCGGTTGCGCGGGGCTGACGCGCGACCCCGTGCGCGTGTCGGTTGCCGGGCTCGACCCGCTCGTCGGGCAGGGGCTAGAGATGCGTTTCAGCCTGAAGCTGCGCGTGCAGAACCCGAACGATGCGCCGATCGAGTACGACGGCATCTCGGTCGCGCTCGACCTGAACGGCACGCCGTTCGCGAGCGGCGTCAGCGATCGCTCGGGCACCGTGCCGCGTTTCGGCGAGGCCGTGCTCGACGTGCCGGTGTCGGTGTCCGCATTCGCCGCCGCGCGGCAGGCGTGGAACCTGCCCGGCGCGGCCGCGAACGGCGAGCTGCCGTATGCGCTGCGCGGCCGGCTCGCCGGCGGCGTGCTCGGCACCGTGCATTTCAACGACGCGGGGACGCTGCGCCTGCCCGCGATGCCGGGATGGGGCGGATAG
- a CDS encoding cold-shock protein: protein MATGTVKWFNDAKGFGFITPEGGGDDLFAHFSEIRVEGFKTLQENQKVEFEVKTGPKGLQAANIRPV from the coding sequence ATGGCAACCGGTACCGTCAAGTGGTTCAATGACGCAAAGGGCTTCGGCTTCATCACCCCGGAAGGCGGCGGCGACGATCTGTTCGCGCACTTCTCGGAAATCCGCGTCGAAGGCTTCAAGACGCTGCAAGAAAACCAGAAGGTTGAATTCGAAGTGAAGACGGGCCCGAAGGGTCTGCAAGCTGCGAACATCCGTCCGGTCTAA
- a CDS encoding class I SAM-dependent methyltransferase — protein MSNKTHEIRPEQSVELLKELHILTRDGKLNQDSRRKLKQVYHLFQFIEPLLAGVQADQGSVTLVDHGAGKSYLGFILYDLFFKQQPGHGTPAFASHVYGIETREELVTRSAELAARLGFGGMSFLNLSVADSITSPQLPETVDVVTALHACDTATDDAIRFALAKRAQHIVLVPCCQAEVAGVLRRNKGKSLANALTEVWRHPLHTREFGSQITNVLRCLQLEAHGYQVSVTELVGWEHSMKNELIIAQYKNLPRRRPGERLSEILGMFGLAELNERFFVPEAAAAGGEAVEPAEG, from the coding sequence ATGTCCAACAAGACCCACGAAATCCGCCCGGAGCAGTCCGTCGAGCTGCTGAAGGAACTGCACATCCTCACCCGCGACGGAAAGCTGAACCAGGACAGCCGCCGCAAGCTGAAGCAGGTCTATCACCTGTTCCAGTTCATCGAGCCGTTGCTTGCCGGCGTGCAGGCCGACCAGGGCAGCGTGACGCTCGTCGATCACGGCGCCGGCAAGTCGTATCTCGGCTTCATCCTGTACGACCTGTTCTTCAAGCAGCAGCCGGGGCACGGCACGCCGGCGTTCGCGTCGCACGTGTACGGGATCGAGACGCGCGAGGAGCTCGTCACGCGCTCGGCCGAGCTGGCCGCGCGGCTCGGGTTCGGCGGCATGTCGTTCCTGAACCTGTCGGTTGCCGATTCGATCACGTCGCCGCAGCTGCCCGAAACGGTCGACGTCGTCACCGCGCTGCACGCGTGCGACACGGCGACCGACGACGCGATCCGCTTCGCGCTCGCGAAGCGCGCGCAGCACATCGTGCTGGTGCCGTGCTGCCAGGCGGAAGTCGCGGGCGTGCTGCGCAGGAACAAGGGCAAGTCGCTTGCGAACGCGCTGACCGAGGTGTGGCGGCATCCGCTGCATACGCGCGAATTCGGCAGCCAGATCACCAACGTGCTGCGCTGCCTGCAGCTCGAAGCGCACGGCTATCAGGTCAGCGTGACCGAGCTGGTCGGCTGGGAGCATTCGATGAAGAACGAGCTGATCATCGCGCAGTACAAGAACCTGCCGCGCCGGCGGCCCGGCGAGCGGCTGAGCGAGATCCTCGGCATGTTCGGGCTCGCCGAACTCAACGAGCGCTTCTTCGTGCCGGAGGCCGCGGCGGCGGGCGGCGAGGCCGTCGAGCCGGCCGAAGGCTGA